A stretch of the Streptococcus oralis genome encodes the following:
- the murD gene encoding UDP-N-acetylmuramoyl-L-alanine--D-glutamate ligase, which yields MKVIDQFKNKKVLVLGLAKSGESAARLLDKLGAIVTVNDGKPFEDNPAAQSLLEEGIKVVTGGHPLELLDEDFALMVKNPGIPYSNPMIEKALAKGIPVLTEVELAYLISEAPIIGITGSNGKTTTTTMIGEVLTAAGQRGLLSGNIGFPASQVAQTATDKDTLVMELSSFQLMGVQEFHPEIAVITNLMPTHIDYHGSFEEYVAAKWNVQNKMTAADFLVLNFNQDLAKELATKTQATVVPFSTLEKVDGAYLEDGQLYFRGEVVMAASEIGVPGSHNVENALATIAVAKLRGVDNQIIKETLSAFGGVKHRLQFVDEIKGVKFYNDSKSTNILATQKALSGFDNSKVILIAGGLDRGNEFDELVPDITGLKKMVILGQSAERVKRAAEKAGVTYVDATDIADATRKAYELATQGDVVLLSPANASWDMYANFEVRGDLFIDTVAELKE from the coding sequence ATGAAAGTAATCGATCAATTTAAAAATAAGAAAGTCCTTGTTTTAGGTTTGGCTAAATCTGGTGAGTCTGCGGCTCGTTTGCTGGACAAGCTGGGTGCTATTGTGACAGTAAATGACGGCAAGCCTTTTGAGGACAATCCAGCTGCGCAAAGTTTGCTAGAAGAGGGAATCAAGGTTGTCACTGGTGGGCATCCTTTGGAGCTCTTGGATGAAGACTTTGCTCTGATGGTGAAAAATCCAGGTATCCCGTATAGCAATCCCATGATTGAAAAAGCATTAGCAAAGGGGATTCCAGTCTTGACTGAGGTGGAATTGGCCTACTTGATCTCAGAAGCACCGATTATTGGTATTACTGGCTCAAATGGAAAAACGACCACAACGACGATGATTGGGGAAGTTTTGACTGCTGCTGGTCAACGTGGTCTCTTGTCAGGGAACATCGGCTTTCCTGCTAGTCAAGTGGCTCAAACTGCGACAGACAAGGACACGCTTGTCATGGAACTTTCTTCTTTCCAACTGATGGGTGTTCAAGAATTCCATCCTGAGATTGCGGTTATTACCAACCTCATGCCAACTCATATCGACTATCATGGTTCTTTTGAGGAGTATGTGGCAGCTAAGTGGAATGTTCAGAACAAAATGACAGCAGCTGATTTTCTTGTTTTGAACTTTAACCAAGACTTGGCAAAAGAATTGGCTACCAAAACACAAGCCACTGTTGTTCCATTTTCAACACTTGAGAAGGTTGATGGAGCTTATCTGGAAGATGGTCAACTCTACTTCCGTGGGGAAGTGGTCATGGCAGCGAGTGAAATCGGTGTTCCAGGTAGCCACAATGTAGAAAATGCCCTTGCGACCATTGCAGTAGCCAAGCTACGTGGTGTGGATAACCAAATCATCAAGGAAACTCTTTCAGCCTTTGGTGGTGTGAAACACCGTCTCCAATTTGTGGATGAGATTAAGGGTGTCAAATTTTATAACGACAGTAAATCAACTAATATTTTGGCAACTCAAAAAGCCTTATCAGGATTTGACAACAGCAAGGTCATCTTAATTGCAGGTGGTTTGGACCGTGGGAATGAGTTTGACGAATTGGTTCCAGATATTACTGGGCTCAAGAAGATGGTCATCCTCGGTCAGTCTGCAGAACGTGTCAAACGGGCAGCAGAGAAGGCTGGTGTGACTTATGTAGATGCGACAGATATTGCTGATGCGACCCGCAAGGCTTATGAGCTAGCGACTCAAGGAGATGTGGTTCTCCTCAGTCCTGCCAATGCTAGCTGGGATATGTATGCTAACTTTGAAGTACGTGGCGACCTCTTTATCGACACAGTAGCGGAGTTAAAGGAATAA
- a CDS encoding N-acetylmuramoyl-L-alanine amidase — protein sequence MKKILLTSALILSIAGLAPASVLGEENTTQSTSAVKEAIAKEEKKESSVEENSKSEVLPKVDVQEDKPKKEGWHQENHHWRFYQDDKPALNWKQIQGKWYYFDQDGNRLHSTIYKGYAFDQDGVMIENSWTKLDNQWYYADSSGRLAQNTWKKINGSWYYFDQTGSMLSNTAVDGYLLTKSGAMAEKGWTKLDQIWYYVAPSGKISQDKWEKINGSWYYFDKDGGMLSATTFKGYLFNQSGAMAENNWVKIKDTWFYANGSGRYIQENWQKIQGSWYSFDQNGGMLADKWNGSYYLKNSGVMAENEWIFDKAYKSWFYLKADGRYANQEWIGAYYLKSGGYMAKSEWIYDNSDKARYYLDDNGHYVSGTYKIDGKEHLFQKYGQWISEVSTEGGFTKGQYSNTIFLDPGHGGRDSGAFYYNVAEKDLNMQIYRKLRTKLKELGYKVLTSRDSDIDVDFVTERSRMVNKTNSDIFISIHFNATGNTYSKASGIQTYSYSDEPDYPSKINKYWHNHPDRMSESKRLAAAIHSSLLAETGAKDAGLLESSYAVLRETAKPAVLLELGYMDNFSENQQIKDSHYQDKLVAGIVKGIQKYYAGQ from the coding sequence GTGAAAAAGATACTACTGACCAGTGCTTTAATCCTTTCAATCGCAGGATTAGCACCCGCATCCGTCTTAGGAGAAGAAAACACAACTCAATCCACATCTGCTGTCAAGGAAGCAATTGCCAAAGAAGAAAAGAAAGAGTCAAGTGTTGAGGAAAACTCTAAATCAGAAGTTCTTCCGAAAGTAGATGTGCAAGAAGACAAGCCCAAAAAAGAAGGATGGCACCAAGAAAATCACCACTGGCGTTTTTACCAAGATGATAAACCTGCTTTGAACTGGAAACAAATCCAAGGCAAATGGTACTACTTCGATCAAGATGGTAATCGTCTTCATTCTACTATCTACAAAGGCTATGCCTTTGACCAAGATGGAGTCATGATAGAAAATAGTTGGACCAAACTGGACAATCAATGGTATTATGCTGACTCTTCTGGACGACTAGCTCAGAACACTTGGAAAAAAATCAATGGTTCTTGGTACTATTTTGATCAAACTGGAAGTATGCTAAGCAACACTGCCGTTGACGGCTATCTTCTCACAAAAAGCGGAGCTATGGCAGAAAAGGGCTGGACTAAATTAGACCAAATTTGGTATTATGTAGCTCCTTCTGGAAAAATCTCACAGGATAAATGGGAGAAAATCAACGGTTCTTGGTACTACTTTGACAAAGACGGTGGAATGCTGAGTGCGACAACCTTCAAGGGTTACCTCTTCAACCAGAGCGGAGCTATGGCTGAAAACAACTGGGTCAAAATCAAGGATACTTGGTTCTATGCGAACGGTTCAGGGAGATATATCCAAGAAAACTGGCAAAAGATTCAGGGTTCCTGGTACTCATTTGACCAGAATGGTGGAATGCTAGCAGACAAATGGAACGGAAGCTACTACCTCAAAAACAGTGGAGTCATGGCGGAGAATGAGTGGATCTTTGATAAAGCCTACAAGAGCTGGTTCTATCTAAAAGCGGATGGCCGTTATGCAAATCAGGAGTGGATTGGAGCATACTACCTCAAGTCAGGTGGTTACATGGCAAAGAGCGAATGGATTTACGATAACTCTGACAAAGCTCGCTACTACCTAGATGATAATGGACATTATGTTTCAGGAACTTACAAGATAGACGGCAAGGAACACCTGTTCCAAAAATACGGACAATGGATTTCTGAAGTTTCAACTGAAGGCGGATTTACAAAAGGCCAATACAGCAATACCATTTTCCTAGATCCTGGGCATGGTGGTCGAGATTCAGGTGCCTTTTACTACAATGTAGCTGAAAAAGATCTCAACATGCAGATTTACCGTAAGCTTCGTACTAAGTTAAAAGAACTAGGCTACAAGGTCCTCACTTCTCGTGATAGTGATATTGACGTTGATTTTGTTACCGAACGTTCTCGTATGGTTAATAAGACCAACTCTGATATTTTTATCAGTATTCACTTCAACGCTACTGGTAATACCTACTCAAAAGCGAGCGGTATTCAAACCTACTCCTATAGCGATGAACCTGATTATCCAAGTAAGATTAATAAATACTGGCACAATCACCCAGATCGTATGAGTGAAAGCAAACGCCTCGCCGCTGCCATCCACTCCTCTCTTCTAGCAGAAACAGGGGCCAAGGACGCTGGCTTATTGGAAAGCAGCTATGCTGTACTACGCGAAACAGCCAAACCAGCCGTTCTCCTAGAACTTGGTTATATGGATAATTTCTCCGAAAACCAACAAATCAAAGATAGCCACTACCAAGATAAACTGGTCGCAGGCATCGTAAAGGGGATTCAAAAATATTACGCTGGTCAGTAA
- a CDS encoding LysR family transcriptional regulator produces the protein MRIQQLHYIIKIVETGSMNEAAKQLFITQPSLSNAVRDLENEMGIEIFIRNPKGITLTRDGMEFLSYARQVVEQTQLLEERYKNPIAHRELFSVSSQHYAFVVNAFVSLLKKSDMEKYELFLRETRTWEIIDDVKNFRSEVGVLFLNSYNRDVLTKMLDDNHLLAHHLFTAQPHIFVSKTNPLAKKDKVKLADLEDFPYLSYDQGTHNSFYFSEEILSQEHHKKSIVVSDRATLFNLLIGLDGYTIATGILNSNLNGDNIVSIPLDIDDPIELVYIQHEKTSLSKMGERFIEYLLEEVQFDN, from the coding sequence ATGAGAATTCAACAACTACACTATATTATCAAAATCGTCGAAACTGGCTCTATGAATGAGGCAGCCAAGCAACTCTTTATCACCCAACCCAGTCTCTCTAATGCCGTTCGAGACTTGGAAAATGAAATGGGCATTGAAATCTTTATCCGCAATCCCAAGGGCATTACCTTAACCCGTGATGGGATGGAGTTTCTCTCCTATGCCCGTCAAGTTGTCGAGCAAACTCAGCTTCTGGAGGAACGTTATAAAAATCCTATCGCCCACCGCGAACTTTTCAGCGTTTCCTCTCAGCACTATGCCTTTGTAGTCAATGCCTTTGTCTCTCTGCTCAAGAAAAGTGATATGGAGAAATACGAGCTCTTCCTTCGTGAAACTCGGACTTGGGAGATTATCGATGACGTCAAGAACTTCCGTAGCGAGGTCGGTGTCCTCTTTTTAAACAGCTACAATCGTGATGTTTTAACAAAAATGCTGGATGACAATCACCTGCTAGCCCACCACCTCTTCACAGCCCAACCCCATATCTTTGTCAGCAAGACCAACCCTCTAGCTAAAAAAGACAAGGTCAAATTGGCTGATTTGGAAGACTTCCCTTATCTGAGTTATGACCAGGGGACGCACAACTCCTTCTACTTTTCAGAGGAGATTCTTTCCCAAGAGCACCACAAAAAATCCATCGTAGTCAGTGACCGTGCCACCCTCTTTAATCTTTTGATTGGTTTGGATGGTTACACCATTGCAACAGGGATTTTGAACAGCAACCTCAACGGAGACAATATCGTTTCCATTCCGCTGGACATTGACGACCCGATTGAACTGGTCTATATCCAGCATGAAAAAACCAGCCTGTCTAAGATGGGCGAACGCTTTATCGAATACTTACTAGAAGAAGTTCAATTCGATAATTAA
- a CDS encoding ABC transporter permease — translation MKKYQRMHLIFIRQYIKQIMEYKVDFVVGVLGVFLTQGLNLLFLNVLFQHIPSLEGWTFQEIAFIYGFSLIPKGLDHLFFDNLWALGQRLVRKGEFDKYLTRPINPLFHILVETFQIDALGELLVGGILLATTVTSIAWTLPKFLIFLVCIPFATLIYTSLKIATASIAFWTKQSGAMIYIFYMFNDFAKYPISIYNSLLRWLISFIVPFAFTAYYPASYFLQDKDRLFNIGGLILISLVFFAISLKLWDRGLDAYESAGS, via the coding sequence ATGAAAAAATATCAACGCATGCATCTGATTTTTATCAGACAATACATCAAGCAAATCATGGAATACAAGGTCGATTTTGTGGTTGGTGTGTTAGGAGTCTTTCTGACTCAAGGCTTGAATCTCTTGTTTCTCAATGTACTCTTTCAACACATCCCATCTCTAGAAGGCTGGACTTTTCAAGAGATTGCATTTATTTATGGTTTTTCCTTGATTCCCAAGGGATTGGACCATCTCTTTTTTGACAATCTCTGGGCACTGGGGCAACGCTTGGTGCGAAAAGGAGAATTTGATAAGTATCTGACGCGTCCTATCAATCCTCTCTTTCACATCCTAGTTGAGACCTTTCAGATTGATGCCTTGGGCGAACTTTTGGTCGGAGGCATTCTGCTAGCGACTACGGTGACTAGCATTGCTTGGACTCTTCCAAAATTCCTGATTTTCCTAGTCTGTATTCCTTTTGCGACCTTGATTTATACTTCCCTGAAAATCGCGACTGCCAGTATCGCTTTTTGGACCAAGCAGTCAGGAGCCATGATTTACATTTTTTATATGTTTAATGACTTTGCAAAGTATCCGATTTCCATTTACAATTCGCTCCTTCGTTGGTTGATTAGCTTTATCGTGCCTTTCGCCTTTACGGCCTACTATCCAGCTAGCTATTTCTTGCAGGACAAGGATAGGCTCTTTAACATTGGTGGTTTGATTCTGATTTCCCTTGTCTTCTTTGCAATTTCTTTGAAACTCTGGGACAGGGGCTTGGATGCCTACGAAAGTGCCGGTTCGTAA
- a CDS encoding rhodanese-like domain-containing protein, producing the protein MTIWIVWGIVLAMAAWMGYNYLRIRRAAKIVDNAEFEALIRKGQLIDVREPAEFHRKHILGARNIPSNQLKSSLAALRKDKPVLLYENQRGQRVTNAALYLKKQGFSEIYILSYGLDSWNGKVKVEK; encoded by the coding sequence ATGACAATTTGGATTGTTTGGGGAATCGTATTGGCGATGGCGGCATGGATGGGGTATAACTACCTTCGTATTCGTCGTGCGGCTAAGATTGTGGACAATGCAGAATTTGAAGCCTTGATTCGGAAAGGGCAATTGATTGATGTCCGTGAACCAGCAGAATTTCACAGAAAACATATCCTCGGAGCTCGCAATATTCCTTCAAATCAGTTGAAGTCAAGCCTTGCAGCCCTTCGCAAGGATAAACCTGTCCTTCTCTACGAAAATCAACGTGGACAACGAGTGACCAATGCAGCACTTTATTTGAAAAAACAAGGTTTCTCTGAGATTTATATCCTTTCTTATGGGTTGGATTCTTGGAACGGGAAGGTCAAAGTTGAGAAATAA
- a CDS encoding 16S rRNA pseudouridine(516) synthase, translated as MRLDRLLAQEKVSRKAMKQALLRKEILVDNCPARSLAQNVDTGLQKLVFQGRQIQSYEHTYLLLHKPNGVVTASKDKKLPTVMDLLPPDIQSDQLYAIGRLDRDTTGLLLLTDNGPLGFQLLHPQYHVDKSYQVVVNGLLTSDHIQKFKDGIVFLDGTTCKPAQLEILSSSPTESRASITISEGKFHQVKKMFLSVGVKVTSLKRTHFGPWNLDNNLQEGDYRPLNSEELASIRDFLRKSG; from the coding sequence ATGCGTTTAGATAGATTATTAGCCCAAGAAAAGGTCAGTCGCAAGGCTATGAAACAGGCTCTATTAAGAAAAGAAATCCTAGTGGACAATTGTCCAGCTCGCTCACTCGCTCAAAATGTCGACACTGGGTTGCAGAAATTAGTCTTTCAAGGACGACAAATCCAAAGCTACGAGCACACCTACCTCCTGCTTCATAAGCCAAACGGAGTCGTTACAGCGAGCAAGGATAAGAAACTTCCAACCGTCATGGACCTCCTTCCACCTGACATCCAGTCTGACCAGCTCTATGCTATCGGCAGACTAGACCGCGATACGACGGGACTGCTGCTTTTGACAGACAATGGACCTCTTGGTTTTCAACTCCTCCATCCCCAGTACCATGTCGATAAATCCTATCAAGTGGTAGTAAACGGACTGCTCACGTCAGACCATATCCAAAAATTCAAAGATGGGATTGTCTTTTTAGATGGGACTACTTGTAAACCTGCTCAGCTCGAAATTCTGTCCTCAAGCCCAACAGAGAGCCGGGCCTCCATCACTATCTCTGAGGGCAAGTTTCATCAGGTTAAGAAGATGTTTCTCTCAGTTGGTGTCAAGGTGACCTCTCTCAAACGCACCCATTTTGGACCTTGGAACTTGGATAATAATCTTCAAGAAGGAGACTATCGTCCCCTAAACTCAGAAGAGTTGGCAAGCATTCGTGACTTTCTCAGAAAAAGTGGTTAA
- a CDS encoding YqgQ family protein: MEAMKTFYDVQQFLKQFGIIVYMGKRLYDIELMKLELSRIYDAGLMDKLDYLEAEAVLRREHKIELDYIEKNGDKNL; encoded by the coding sequence ATGGAAGCTATGAAAACATTCTATGATGTGCAGCAATTTCTCAAACAGTTTGGCATTATTGTTTACATGGGGAAGCGCTTGTATGATATTGAACTGATGAAGCTCGAACTCTCTCGGATTTATGATGCAGGTCTGATGGACAAGCTAGACTATCTAGAGGCGGAAGCTGTTCTTCGTAGAGAGCACAAGATAGAATTAGACTACATAGAGAAAAATGGAGATAAGAACTTATGA
- a CDS encoding DUF3165 family protein codes for MVYLIIGILLLLLYVFATPQSIKGTVNIVILVFVVVALLILLMLSILQIFQLPTEFFVTIAMLALAYFSLRDITLMSVKKSKRR; via the coding sequence ATGGTCTATTTAATCATAGGGATACTCTTATTACTACTCTATGTATTTGCGACACCCCAAAGTATCAAAGGAACAGTCAACATCGTTATCTTGGTCTTTGTAGTTGTTGCTCTCTTGATTTTGCTGATGTTGTCCATCTTGCAAATCTTCCAATTACCGACAGAATTCTTTGTCACAATCGCCATGCTGGCTCTAGCCTACTTTAGCTTGAGAGACATTACGCTCATGTCTGTAAAAAAGAGCAAAAGAAGATAA
- the typA gene encoding translational GTPase TypA has product MTKLREDIRNIAIIAHVDHGKTTLVDELLKQSETLDARTELAERAMDSNDIEKERGITILAKNTAVAYNGTRINIMDTPGHADFGGEVERIMKMVDGVVLVVDAYEGTMPQTRFVLKKALEQDLVPIVVVNKIDKPSARPAEVVDEVLELFIELGADDDQLDFPVVYASAINGTSSLSDDPADQEATMAPIFDTIIDHIPAPVDNSDEPLQFQVSLLDYNDFVGRIGIGRVFRGTVKVGDQVTLSKLDGTTKNFRVTKLFGFFGLERREIQEAKAGDLIAVSGMEDIFVGETITPTDAVEALPILHIDEPTLQMTFLVNNSPFAGKEGKWVTSRKVEERLQAELQTDVSLRVDPTDSPDKWTVSGRGELHLSILIETMRREGYELQVSRPEVIVKEIDGVKCEPFERVQIDTPEEYQGSVIQSLSERKGEMLDMISTGNGQTRLVFLVPARGLIGYSTEFLSMTRGYGIMNHTFDQYLPLIPGEIGGRHRGALVSIDAGKATTYSIMSIEERGTIFVNPGTEVYEGMIIGENSRENDLTVNITKAKQMTNVRSATKDQTAVIKTPRILTLEESLEFLNDDEYMEVTPESIRLRKQILNKAEREKANKKKKSAE; this is encoded by the coding sequence ATGACAAAATTAAGAGAAGATATCCGTAACATTGCGATTATCGCCCACGTTGACCACGGAAAAACAACCCTCGTTGACGAATTATTGAAACAATCAGAAACGCTTGATGCACGTACTGAATTGGCAGAGCGCGCTATGGACTCAAACGATATCGAAAAAGAGCGTGGAATCACTATCCTTGCGAAAAATACAGCCGTTGCATACAACGGAACTCGTATCAATATTATGGACACACCAGGACACGCGGACTTCGGTGGAGAAGTTGAGCGTATCATGAAAATGGTTGATGGTGTTGTCTTGGTCGTAGATGCCTACGAAGGAACAATGCCACAAACTCGTTTCGTATTGAAAAAAGCCTTGGAACAAGATCTTGTCCCAATCGTGGTTGTTAACAAAATCGACAAACCATCAGCTCGTCCAGCAGAAGTAGTAGACGAAGTATTGGAGCTCTTCATTGAGCTTGGTGCAGATGACGACCAGCTTGACTTCCCAGTGGTGTATGCTTCAGCTATCAACGGAACATCTTCATTGTCAGATGATCCAGCTGACCAAGAAGCTACGATGGCGCCAATCTTTGACACGATTATCGACCATATCCCAGCTCCAGTAGATAACTCAGATGAGCCTTTGCAGTTCCAAGTGTCACTTTTGGACTACAATGACTTCGTTGGTCGTATCGGTATCGGTCGTGTCTTCCGTGGTACTGTTAAGGTTGGGGACCAAGTTACCCTTTCTAAACTAGATGGTACAACGAAGAACTTCCGTGTCACAAAACTCTTCGGTTTCTTTGGTTTGGAACGTCGTGAAATCCAAGAAGCTAAAGCGGGTGACTTGATTGCCGTATCAGGTATGGAAGATATCTTTGTCGGTGAAACCATCACTCCGACAGACGCAGTTGAAGCACTTCCAATCCTACACATCGATGAGCCAACTCTTCAAATGACTTTCTTGGTCAACAACTCACCATTTGCTGGTAAAGAAGGTAAATGGGTGACTTCTCGTAAGGTAGAAGAACGCTTGCAAGCAGAATTGCAAACAGACGTTTCCCTTCGTGTTGACCCAACTGATTCCCCAGATAAATGGACCGTTTCAGGACGTGGAGAATTGCACTTGTCAATCCTGATTGAAACCATGCGCCGTGAGGGTTATGAACTTCAAGTATCTCGTCCAGAGGTTATTGTAAAAGAAATCGATGGCGTTAAATGTGAGCCATTTGAACGTGTGCAAATCGATACTCCAGAAGAATACCAAGGTTCTGTTATCCAAAGTCTTTCTGAACGTAAGGGTGAAATGTTGGATATGATTTCAACTGGTAATGGTCAAACTCGTTTGGTCTTCCTTGTTCCAGCGCGTGGTTTGATTGGATACTCAACTGAGTTCTTGTCAATGACACGTGGTTACGGTATCATGAACCATACCTTTGACCAATACTTGCCATTGATTCCAGGTGAAATTGGGGGACGTCACCGTGGTGCCCTTGTTTCCATCGATGCTGGTAAGGCAACAACATACTCAATCATGTCTATCGAAGAACGTGGAACCATCTTTGTCAACCCAGGTACTGAGGTTTACGAAGGAATGATCATCGGTGAAAACTCTCGTGAAAACGACTTGACAGTTAACATCACTAAGGCCAAACAAATGACCAACGTTCGTTCTGCAACCAAGGACCAAACAGCGGTTATCAAGACACCTCGTATCTTGACACTTGAAGAGTCACTCGAGTTCTTGAATGACGATGAGTACATGGAAGTAACACCTGAGTCAATCCGTTTGCGTAAGCAAATCCTCAACAAGGCAGAGCGCGAGAAAGCCAACAAAAAGAAAAAATCAGCTGAATAA
- a CDS encoding DUF6287 domain-containing protein, translated as MNKKEWVKQFEEANGRKPTASELAEAQSTKKFARGTRNIKIYIGLVLGILVALILVSVFSHSLIGKKESNQASSAVSTTESTSQSSTSQASTSQGKTDETDKDKQEEIQKLKDQLTALDTKITEAEALVSKLKKETTVPKLDIEAIKNNDLSSLEGTWRSQSGNEYIINDSGEVRATWFTNDQKYESVVGLKVSKGQDSRNPETASISAWVKDSIAGGFVVVAVPSGVVMQPADDGKITDKSNHAEERLLSGQEYGSMLMKPEKVYYRVKPDTSKLEEAEKNLAQLQADRESIKSSLESKEKKN; from the coding sequence ATGAATAAGAAAGAATGGGTAAAACAATTTGAGGAGGCGAATGGCCGCAAGCCGACTGCATCAGAATTAGCAGAGGCGCAGTCAACTAAAAAGTTTGCGAGAGGAACTAGAAACATTAAAATCTATATTGGGTTAGTCCTCGGTATTTTGGTTGCTCTAATTCTAGTAAGTGTTTTCTCGCATTCTTTGATTGGAAAGAAAGAGTCAAATCAAGCATCGTCTGCTGTTTCAACTACAGAGTCAACAAGTCAATCGTCTACAAGTCAAGCGTCAACAAGCCAAGGAAAAACAGATGAGACTGATAAGGATAAACAAGAGGAAATTCAAAAACTCAAGGATCAACTGACTGCTTTAGATACCAAAATTACGGAAGCAGAAGCACTTGTTAGCAAGTTGAAGAAAGAAACTACCGTTCCAAAACTAGATATTGAAGCAATCAAGAACAATGATTTGTCTAGTTTAGAAGGTACTTGGCGTAGTCAATCTGGTAATGAATACATTATTAATGATTCTGGAGAAGTACGTGCGACTTGGTTTACAAATGATCAAAAGTACGAATCTGTAGTTGGATTAAAGGTATCAAAAGGACAAGATAGTCGTAACCCTGAGACAGCGTCTATTAGTGCATGGGTAAAAGATTCTATTGCTGGAGGATTCGTAGTAGTAGCTGTGCCAAGTGGAGTTGTTATGCAACCTGCTGATGACGGAAAGATTACGGATAAAAGCAATCATGCTGAGGAAAGACTACTTTCAGGGCAAGAGTATGGATCGATGTTAATGAAACCGGAAAAGGTTTATTATCGTGTGAAACCAGATACCAGTAAACTTGAGGAAGCAGAAAAGAACTTAGCTCAACTACAAGCAGACCGTGAATCAATCAAATCTTCTCTAGAGTCAAAGGAAAAGAAAAACTAG